In the genome of Cryptomeria japonica chromosome 8, Sugi_1.0, whole genome shotgun sequence, one region contains:
- the LOC131857548 gene encoding uncharacterized protein LOC131857548: MEKLVSENSKDWHKKLYEALWADRTTPKRTIGMSPFELVYGVGAQLSLPLELAASKLQTVVEDVYFQDALEKRVMYLAKIEEEREKLVDHCVIAQGLTEEENHNEDCEPTVNVLSSDPNWGRDEDSSEGEFF, encoded by the exons ATGGAAAAGTTGGTGAGTGAAAATTCAAAAGATTGGCACAAGAAGTTGTATgaagctctgtgggcagatagaacaaCACCAAAAAGAActattggaatgtcaccttttgagcttgtgtatggagTTGGTGCTCAACTCTCACTTCCTCTAGAGTTAGCAGCTTCCAAATTGCAAACAGTAGTTGAAGATGTGTATTTTCAGGATGCATTGGAGAAAAGAGTTATGTATTTGgctaagattgaagaagaaagagaaaagctGGTGGATCAT TGCGTGATTGCCCAAGGTTTGACAGAGGAGGAAAATCATAATGAGGATTGTGAACCTACTGTAAATGTACTTTCATCTGATCCAAATTGGGGAAGGGATGAAGATTCATCCGAGGGAGAATTTTTTTGA